A region from the Aegilops tauschii subsp. strangulata cultivar AL8/78 chromosome 5, Aet v6.0, whole genome shotgun sequence genome encodes:
- the LOC109743436 gene encoding uncharacterized protein, producing MCTTPRARCELCGAGADVRCEADAAFLCAPCDAEVHGANFLAFRHRRTRVSSPPGPQGALSRTSTAESATPPSEKGQKPRARGDAVLEGWARRMGLEAGVARRHATAAGRSLRAQVAAGPPRVPLRVAMAAVLWWEVAAHGGVHEPGEALRRLVACAHVPARLLMAVESCMVRGRAKKRTAAEGWGECSSPPHTRDKTRHHLLQDMT from the coding sequence ATGTGTACTACCCCGAGGGCGCGCTGCGAGCTGTGCGGCGCGGGAGCGGACGTGCGCTGCGAGGCGGACGCGGCGTTCCTCTGCGCGCCGTGCGACGCCGAGGTGCACGGCGCCAACTTCCTCGCGTTCCGCCACCGCCGCACGCGCGTCTCCTCACCTCCCGGCCCCCAGGGCGCGTTGTCCCGGACGTCCACGGCCGAGTCCGCGACGCCGCCGTCGGAAAAGGGCCAGAAGCCGCGGGCGCGGGGCGACGCGGTGCTCGAGGGCTGGGCCAGGCGGATGGGCCTCGAGGCGGGGGTGGCGCGCCGGCATGCCACGGCGGCCGGCCGCTCGCTCCGGGCCCAGGTCGCCGCGGGGCCGCCACGCGTGCCGCTGCGCGTCGCCATGGCGGCCGTGCTGTGGTGGGAGGTGGCAGCTCACGGCGGCGTCCACGAGCCCGGCGAAGCGCTCCGGCGCCTGGTGGCCTGCGCGCACGTGCCGGCGAGGCTCCTCATGGCGGTGGAGTCGTGCATGGTGCGCGGCCGCGCCAAGAAGAGGACGGCCGCGGAGGGCTGGGGGGAGTGCAGCTCACCACCCCACACAAGAGACAAGACAAGACAccatcttctccaagacatgACATGA